From Penaeus monodon isolate SGIC_2016 chromosome 6, NSTDA_Pmon_1, whole genome shotgun sequence, the proteins below share one genomic window:
- the LOC119573860 gene encoding sodium-dependent nutrient amino acid transporter 1-like — protein sequence MFFQGILMNTVLNQSGAGYRGQTFPTWAQSTGWVIALTSIQFIPTYFLYYFCFRTAGSFKQRIKSCLSPSAAWGPAHPSHREEWMQHRLKYPLRHRLLHPNLCAENTSPPDMFLNTL from the exons ATGTTTTTCCAA GGCATCCTCATGAACACTGTGCTGAATCAGTCTGGCGCAGGATACCGAGGGCAGACCTTCCCGACCTGGGCTCAGAGCACCGGCTGGGTCATCGCCCTCACCTCCATCCAATTCATTCCAACCTACTTCCTCTACTACTTTTGCTTTAGAACTGCTGGCTCGTTCAAACAG CGGATCAAGTCCTGCCTGTCCCCGTCGGCCGCCTGGGGCCCAGCCCACCCGAGCCACCGGGAGGAGTGGATGCAGCACCGCCTCAAGTACCCTCTGCGTCACCGCCTCCTGCATCCCAACCTCTGTGCAGAGAATACGTCCCCACCAGATATGTTTTTGAATACCTTGTAA
- the LOC119573861 gene encoding sodium-dependent proline transporter-like has product MLFILLIRGVTLPGATDGIYFYIYPEFNRLKEMKVWAAAAIQIFYSLGPGWGSLICFGSYNKFNNRCTRDALIVPVLNSSTSILAGFVVFSVLGFMAKRAGVSIEELAVAGPSLVFVVYPEALSLMPVSPLWSVLFFLMLFFLGIDSCFAHIETPVLCILDEFAELRGRRGWVTFFICFISFLATIIFGTDGGIYWVTLVDWYCASFTVIVVCLCQICIFSYFYGAGRTVQDLQLMIGRRIGYGWWGTWLVVTPLVLLVSTESNWLSFYSCSSVKGAAS; this is encoded by the exons ATGCTGTTCATTCTGCTGATACGTGGGGTCACACTTCCGGGAGCCACGGATGGAATCTACTTCTACATCTATCCCGAGTTTAACAGACTTAAAGAGATGAAG GTGTGGGCGGCAGCGGCCATACAGATCTTTTATTCCTTGGGTCCCGGATGGGGGTCGCTCATCTGCTTCGGATCCTACAACAAATTCAACAATCGGTGCACGAGAGACGCGCTCATTGTCCCCGTCCTGAACAGCAGCACCTCCATCCTGGCGGGATTCGTCGTCTTCTCAGTGCTCGGCTTCATGGCCAAGAGAGCTGGCGTTTCTATTGAAGAACTTGCTGTTGCTG GCCCGTCCTTGGTGTTCGTCGTCTATCCTGAGGCTTTATCCCTGATGCCGGTTTCTCCCTTGTGGTCCGTCCTTTTCTTCCTGATGTTGTTCTTCCTGGGCATCGACTCCTGC TTTGCTCATATAGAGACTCCAGTACTGTGCATCTTAGACGAATTTGCAGAGTTACGTGGTCGCAGAGGCTGGGTCACTTTCTTCATATGTTTCATTTCCTTCTTGGCAACAATCATCTTTGGAACGGAT GGTGGGATATACTGGGTAACACTGGTTGACTGGTACTGTGCTTCGTTCaccgttattgttgtttgtttgtgccaGATATGCATATTCAGCTACTTCTATG GCGCTGGTCGAACTGTGCAGGACCTTCAGCTGATGATTGGACGACGCATTGGCTACGGCTGGTGGGGCACTTGGCTGGTCGTCACTCCCCTTGTGCTCCTTGTAAGTACAGAGAGTAACTGGTTGTCATTCTACTCGTGCTCCTC TGTAAAAGGTGCTGCATCATAA